A window of Apium graveolens cultivar Ventura chromosome 8, ASM990537v1, whole genome shotgun sequence contains these coding sequences:
- the LOC141677934 gene encoding epoxide hydrolase 1-like, with amino-acid sequence MEGIEHRMISTNGLNIHIVEKGQGPLVLFLHGFLTLWYSWRHQIHFMASKGYHAVAPDLRGYGDTTGAPLNDPSKFTILHVVGDIVALLDVIAPSEKVFVVAHGWGAYVAWYLNLFRPDRVKAFVSLSCQYLNRNPSANMIDSMKVFYGEDYYMVRFQEPGDMETEIANNIGTKTFLKKFLLSRETGPIFFPKGAKYKEDSTDSSLPCWMSEEDFDYYATKFEKTGFTGPINYYRAVGLTWELTAPWTGAQVMVPTKFIMGDLDLVYHMPGSKEFIHNGEFQKLVPLLQEVIVMKGAAHFINEEKPDEINKHIFDFLQQF; translated from the exons ATGGAAGGGATTGAGCACCGGATGATAAGCACAAATGGCCTGAACATCCACATAGTTGAGAAAGGCCAAGGgccactagtactctttcttcATGGCTTCCTAACTCTGTGGTACTCATGGCGCCATCAAATCCATTTCATGGCTTCTAAGGGCTACCATGCTGTGGCTCCTGATCTTCGTGGCTACGGCGACACTACAGGTGCACCTCTTAATGATCCAAGCAAGTTCACGATCCTCCACGTCGTTGGAGATATCGTTGCACTGCTCGATGTGATTGCACCTAGTGAGAAGGTGTTTGTAGTGGCCCATGGTTGGGGTGCGTATGTAGCATGGTATCTGAATTTGTTCAGGCCTGATAGAGTTAAAGCGTTTGTTTCTTTGAGTTGCCAATATTTAAATAGGAATCCTTCAGCTAATATGATTGATTCGATGAAGGTGTTTTATGGCGAGGACTATTACATGGTCAGATTTCAG GAACCAGGAGACATGGAAACCGAAATTGCAAATAACATTGGCACTAAAACATTTCTTAAGAAGTTTCTGTTGTCCCGTGAAACTGGTCCGATCTTCTTCCCCAAAGGTGCAAAATATAAAGAAGACTCAACAGATTCTTCCTTGCCTTGTTGGATGTCAGAAGAAGATTTCGACTACTATGCCACTAAATTTGAGAAAACTGGCTTTACTGGTCCCATCAATTACTATCGAGCTGTTGGTTT AACATGGGAACTTACCGCACCTTGGACAGGGGCTCAGGTAATGGTACCGACAAAATTTATTATGGGGGATCTTGACTTAGTTTATCACATGCCGGGCTCCAAGGAATTTATACACAATGGAGAGTTCCAGAAGTTGGTGCCATTGTTGCAGGAAGTTATTGTGATGAAAGGTGCAGCTCACTTCATTAATGAAGAAAAACCTGATGAGATTAACAAGCACATATTCGACTTCCTTCAACAGTTCTGA